The Thermotoga sp. SG1 genome includes a window with the following:
- a CDS encoding amidohydrolase family protein, whose translation MIIKGALVWNGRKFVQKDLFVENGEFVEKSAGPVLDARGYFLVPGFVDSHAHVVGTGFARFSVSFSTWDEFFKKNLKGDLIVGRGWFEEPDEAVFQRLDRIEKPVFLIRRCGHKALLNKKAMEVLNVKERYLLENLEAIYEHVFKKNISKFYRSGEEEFLKHGVTFVQSDDLYGVSVEELLGVLKNSRVRLFEKLKPKGLKPEFFGDLNSKVHVKGVKVFMDGSLGARTALISGKYDDGTHGVQLLTKEKLEELARFCDRHGLVLNIHAIGDEAVSLALDVLERYPGHRIVHAQFVKEEDLKRAKNTSFSVQPHFYFEDQPLLKNVKVNALLYPFRKMFEMGISISFSSDSPVSPCDPKYIAEHALKMGFSRKETFYLLTEAGAKQVGIKTGRIEKGFRADFCLYERDPLLFEDDPVAVFVEGWKVYG comes from the coding sequence ATGATCATAAAAGGTGCGCTGGTATGGAACGGTAGAAAATTTGTTCAAAAAGATCTGTTCGTAGAAAATGGAGAATTTGTTGAAAAATCGGCTGGACCCGTTCTTGATGCACGCGGATACTTTCTTGTCCCGGGTTTTGTGGACTCTCACGCTCACGTTGTGGGAACGGGTTTTGCCAGGTTCAGCGTTTCTTTCAGTACCTGGGACGAGTTCTTCAAAAAGAATCTGAAAGGTGATTTGATTGTCGGAAGAGGGTGGTTTGAAGAGCCAGATGAGGCAGTTTTTCAAAGACTGGACAGGATAGAAAAACCAGTTTTTCTCATCAGACGTTGCGGCCACAAGGCACTCCTGAACAAAAAAGCGATGGAAGTTTTGAATGTGAAAGAAAGATACCTTTTGGAGAACCTGGAAGCGATCTACGAACACGTGTTCAAGAAGAACATATCAAAATTCTACAGATCAGGTGAGGAAGAATTCCTCAAACACGGTGTGACCTTCGTTCAAAGCGACGATCTCTACGGTGTGAGTGTGGAAGAACTTCTTGGTGTACTGAAAAATTCCAGAGTAAGGCTCTTTGAAAAATTGAAACCCAAGGGACTGAAACCAGAATTCTTTGGAGACCTCAACTCGAAGGTCCATGTGAAGGGTGTAAAGGTCTTCATGGATGGTTCCCTGGGGGCCAGAACCGCTCTCATTTCAGGAAAGTACGATGACGGAACACACGGTGTTCAGCTTCTCACAAAAGAGAAACTCGAAGAACTTGCCAGATTCTGTGACAGGCACGGCCTTGTTCTGAACATCCACGCGATAGGAGATGAGGCGGTGAGTCTGGCCCTGGACGTTCTTGAAAGATACCCTGGTCACAGGATCGTACACGCCCAATTTGTGAAGGAAGAAGACCTGAAAAGAGCCAAAAATACATCCTTTTCCGTTCAACCACACTTCTACTTCGAAGATCAACCCCTTCTGAAGAATGTGAAAGTGAACGCTCTCTTGTACCCCTTCAGGAAGATGTTTGAGATGGGAATCTCCATTTCCTTCTCATCGGATTCTCCGGTTTCTCCGTGCGATCCAAAGTACATCGCTGAACATGCTTTGAAGATGGGTTTTTCCAGAAAAGAAACTTTCTATCTTCTGACAGAAGCGGGAGCAAAGCAGGTGGGGATAAAGACAGGAAGGATAGAAAAGGGCTTCAGAGCAGATTTCTGTCTGTACGAGAGAGATCCTCTTCTTTTCGAGGACGATCCCGTGGCTGTGTTCGTGGAGGGGTGGAAGGTTTATGGTTGA